The following proteins are encoded in a genomic region of Deltaproteobacteria bacterium:
- a CDS encoding tetratricopeptide repeat protein translates to MKGRGAFFALALSFVIGTGAALADLPEPKPKTENPNVVAGRKAIEAKDFKAAVGHLTKAVQEVPNDADAHSMLGFAYRKTNVFDKSMEHYQRALKLDSKHRGAHEYLGELYLDMNQLENAEKQLAALKNACPFFGKCSEYEDLKKAVDAYKAKKK, encoded by the coding sequence ATGAAGGGTCGAGGAGCGTTTTTTGCGTTAGCCCTGAGTTTCGTGATCGGTACAGGCGCGGCTTTGGCGGATTTGCCGGAGCCGAAACCGAAGACAGAGAACCCAAACGTAGTCGCTGGTCGTAAAGCAATCGAAGCCAAAGATTTCAAGGCGGCGGTTGGCCATCTGACCAAAGCCGTGCAGGAAGTGCCGAACGACGCTGACGCTCACAGCATGCTCGGTTTCGCCTATCGCAAGACCAATGTGTTCGACAAGTCGATGGAACACTACCAGCGGGCACTCAAGCTCGATTCCAAGCACCGCGGCGCCCATGAATATCTCGGCGAGCTCTACCTCGACATGAATCAGTTGGAAAATGCCGAGAAACAGCTGGCGGCACTTAAGAACGCCTGTCCATTTTTCGGGAAATGCAGCGAGTACGAGGATCTAAAGAAAGCGGTTGATGCTTATAAGGCTAAGAAGAAATGA
- a CDS encoding alpha/beta hydrolase has product MRTELISIPTPTDPLDAAYYTPDGPSQNAAMYCHGNQMNFYVCAARFLAPHITGLGYTFMPFNRRGHDSVSTYNRRAGVGGAYQTVAQGIEDNELAAKYLASKGFSNPIVIGHSNGGVLASQHVANHPETKALILLSAHAGGNRMTNPRSARNYSLAGNPAELKEHAEELMAAGKPDQLMLIPDWWWVISAKTYLDRLVNAPDLVANAAKIKCPVLFIRGDQEPIDNYPAERFKENCAGPCEVHVIPNCDHFYVGAEDKVSRVATDWLKRTLG; this is encoded by the coding sequence ATGCGCACCGAACTCATCAGCATTCCAACGCCGACCGATCCACTGGACGCCGCCTACTACACACCCGATGGCCCCAGCCAAAACGCCGCGATGTACTGCCACGGCAATCAGATGAACTTCTACGTCTGCGCCGCGCGCTTTCTGGCGCCGCACATCACCGGACTCGGCTACACGTTCATGCCGTTCAACCGCCGCGGCCACGACTCCGTCAGCACCTACAACCGCCGCGCCGGCGTCGGCGGCGCCTATCAAACCGTCGCGCAGGGCATTGAGGACAACGAGCTCGCTGCGAAATATTTAGCGAGCAAAGGATTCTCAAACCCGATCGTCATTGGCCACAGCAACGGCGGCGTGTTGGCCAGCCAACACGTCGCGAATCACCCAGAAACCAAAGCGCTGATTCTGCTTTCGGCCCACGCCGGCGGCAACCGTATGACCAACCCACGGTCGGCACGCAACTACTCATTGGCGGGCAATCCGGCCGAACTGAAAGAACACGCCGAAGAGCTAATGGCAGCCGGGAAACCGGATCAGCTCATGCTGATCCCCGACTGGTGGTGGGTGATCTCGGCAAAGACTTATCTCGACCGCTTGGTAAACGCTCCGGACTTGGTCGCGAACGCGGCGAAAATAAAGTGCCCTGTGCTATTCATCCGGGGTGATCAAGAACCGATAGATAACTACCCCGCCGAGAGGTTCAAAGAAAACTGCGCCGGGCCTTGTGAGGTTCACGTCATCCCGAACTGCGATCATTTTTATGTGGGGGCTGAGGACAAAGTTTCGCGGGTCGCAACGGATTGGCTAAAGCGTACACTGGGGTAG